In Sphingobacterium sp. PCS056, the following proteins share a genomic window:
- a CDS encoding lysophospholipid acyltransferase family protein: MKQKALSALLYLFALLPFWFIYLLSDILYYILYYIIQYRKDVVFENLKNSFPEKSKSEIVTIAKKFYRFFPDLLLECLKFKTISRAEVNRRITLEDEHELKRHLEQNKTVIAVTAHYCNWEYGIHRLGAITEAPTLIVYKPLNNKIIDQVYNEVRARFGAIMVPMKQIVRHLVKLRGQPSVSVFVADQAPLYSDADYFLQFLNQETLVYTGVERISKMTNGPVVFCHIGRKEKRGYYFCKFTTLIEDPSSYSDKEITHIHNAFTEKIIRKEPEYWLWTHRRWKRKRRK, encoded by the coding sequence ATGAAACAAAAAGCACTATCAGCACTTTTATATCTCTTCGCTTTGCTGCCGTTTTGGTTCATCTATCTTTTATCTGATATTTTATACTATATCTTATATTATATTATTCAATATCGTAAAGATGTCGTATTTGAAAACCTTAAAAACTCTTTTCCAGAAAAAAGTAAAAGTGAAATCGTCACGATAGCCAAGAAATTTTACCGTTTTTTTCCAGATCTGCTTTTAGAATGTCTAAAATTTAAGACCATCAGCCGTGCAGAAGTTAACCGGAGAATTACACTTGAAGATGAACACGAATTAAAAAGACATCTCGAACAAAATAAAACAGTCATCGCCGTTACCGCCCATTATTGCAATTGGGAATATGGAATCCATCGCTTAGGTGCTATCACAGAAGCACCCACCCTCATCGTATACAAACCACTCAATAATAAAATCATTGATCAGGTCTACAATGAAGTTCGTGCTCGATTTGGAGCTATTATGGTACCCATGAAACAAATCGTGAGACATTTGGTTAAACTAAGAGGTCAGCCAAGTGTGAGTGTTTTTGTTGCAGATCAAGCCCCATTATATTCGGACGCTGATTATTTTTTGCAATTCCTAAATCAAGAAACTCTTGTCTACACGGGTGTCGAGCGCATTTCTAAAATGACTAATGGACCTGTTGTATTTTGCCATATTGGAAGAAAAGAAAAAAGAGGATATTATTTTTGTAAATTCACAACATTAATTGAAGATCCATCTTCATATTCAGATAAGGAAATTACTCATATTCACAATGCTTTTACGGAAAAAATAATCCGCAAAGAACCCGAGTATTGGCTTTGGACCCACAGAAGATGGAAAAGAAAACGTAGAAAATGA
- a CDS encoding WbqC family protein — MSTHLLLTTCYLPPVSYFHCIQQNALPILIEKFDNFQKQTYRSRARIATANGIQELIVPIQHSKRERSPMSEKRISYEFDWQRLHWLSLQAAYRNSAYFEYYEDDFAQFYTKKFDFLFDFNIAQLELLLKSLKLKRELSFTDEYFRAVPDALDFRDRIHPKKESLLLNPKPYYQVFEEKNGFYPDLSIVDLLFSQGPQSKNYF; from the coding sequence ATGTCAACTCATTTATTATTAACGACTTGCTACTTACCCCCAGTTTCTTATTTTCATTGTATTCAACAAAATGCGTTGCCTATTTTGATTGAGAAGTTCGATAATTTCCAAAAACAAACCTATCGATCAAGAGCACGTATTGCGACTGCGAATGGTATACAGGAATTGATTGTACCTATTCAGCATAGTAAAAGAGAACGTTCTCCAATGTCTGAAAAACGAATTTCTTATGAATTTGATTGGCAAAGGTTGCATTGGTTAAGTCTGCAGGCGGCCTATCGAAATTCTGCCTATTTTGAATATTACGAGGATGATTTTGCTCAATTTTATACGAAAAAGTTTGACTTTTTATTTGATTTCAATATTGCTCAATTAGAACTTTTATTAAAGTCATTAAAATTGAAACGTGAATTGTCTTTTACAGATGAGTATTTTAGAGCAGTGCCCGATGCGTTGGATTTTAGAGATCGTATTCATCCTAAGAAAGAAAGCCTTCTATTAAATCCTAAACCTTATTATCAGGTTTTTGAAGAGAAGAATGGCTTTTATCCAGACTTAAGTATTGTGGATTTATTGTTTAGCCAGGGTCCGCAATCAAAAAATTATTTTTAA
- the ligA gene encoding NAD-dependent DNA ligase LigA, which yields MSSMDIEQKITALTQELNHYNYQYYVLAQSLISDYDFDQKLKELQTLELQYPEFADPNSPTQRVGGDVTSKFETVRHRWPMLSLGNTYNQDDLRDFDQRVRKIIGDNFEYICELKFDGLSISLTYQQGKLVKAVTRGDGTQGDLVTNNIKTIRSIPIHLKKGHYPEEFEIRGEIFMHKNAFLRLNAEREENEEQTYANPRNFAAGTIKLQDSAEVARRPLDCFLYFLYCDNRNKLFHNHWESLQAVKEWGFHVCEHTLKCQSLDDVFGFIDYWDEKRHDLSYEIDGIVIKVNDYGAQEELGFTAKNPRWAISYKFKAERVETQLTSISYQVGRTGAVTPVANLKPVSLAGTTVKRASLHNANEIARLDLHEGDTVFVEKGGEIIPKIIAANEDKRLPNAPAYVYPTHCPECHTELIRQEGEAVHYCPNEDGCPPQIIGKMQHFIGRKMMDIEGLGDETIETFYKKGILKNVVDIYGLKDHVDQLQQLDRFGQKSIDNMLKGIEKSKEKPFEKLLFALGIRHVGETIAKKLAQHFKTIDAIKAASVEEIAMVQDIGIRIAASIHEYLHIPAHEELIAKLKSYGLQFEIEEKEVILDSETLVGQTFLISGVFINHTREQLTELIESNGGKMVSSISAKLSYLVAGDKMGPSKLAKAEKLNIKMINEDELLALINNTTSI from the coding sequence ATGTCATCCATGGATATTGAACAAAAAATAACTGCACTAACGCAGGAGCTCAACCACTATAACTATCAGTATTATGTGTTGGCACAAAGCCTGATTTCAGATTATGATTTCGATCAAAAATTAAAGGAGCTTCAAACATTAGAATTACAATACCCTGAATTTGCTGATCCCAACTCACCTACGCAACGAGTAGGTGGAGATGTAACTTCTAAATTTGAAACAGTCAGACATCGTTGGCCGATGCTGTCACTAGGTAATACCTATAACCAAGATGATCTTCGTGATTTTGATCAAAGAGTACGCAAGATAATAGGTGACAACTTTGAATACATCTGTGAGTTAAAATTTGATGGCCTATCTATAAGCCTTACTTATCAACAAGGTAAACTTGTTAAAGCTGTAACTCGTGGAGATGGTACACAAGGAGACTTAGTGACCAACAACATCAAAACAATTAGAAGTATCCCTATCCACTTAAAAAAAGGTCACTATCCCGAAGAGTTCGAAATCAGGGGTGAAATCTTTATGCATAAAAATGCCTTTTTAAGATTAAATGCCGAAAGAGAAGAAAACGAAGAACAAACCTATGCCAATCCGCGTAATTTTGCTGCAGGAACAATTAAATTACAAGACTCAGCAGAAGTAGCTAGAAGACCTTTAGACTGTTTCTTATACTTTTTGTACTGTGACAATAGAAACAAGCTATTTCACAACCATTGGGAAAGCCTTCAAGCTGTAAAAGAATGGGGATTTCACGTTTGTGAACATACACTAAAATGTCAATCGTTAGATGATGTTTTTGGTTTTATTGATTATTGGGATGAAAAAAGACACGATCTAAGTTATGAAATCGATGGTATTGTAATTAAGGTAAATGACTATGGCGCACAAGAAGAATTAGGTTTTACCGCTAAAAATCCACGTTGGGCAATTTCATATAAATTCAAAGCAGAGCGTGTAGAAACACAGTTGACATCCATCAGTTACCAAGTCGGACGTACTGGAGCAGTTACTCCCGTTGCCAATTTAAAACCTGTAAGTTTAGCTGGTACCACAGTTAAAAGAGCTTCTTTGCATAATGCCAATGAAATCGCAAGACTTGATCTCCATGAGGGCGATACTGTTTTTGTCGAAAAAGGAGGTGAAATTATCCCCAAGATCATTGCGGCAAATGAAGACAAAAGACTTCCAAATGCTCCAGCGTATGTTTATCCAACACATTGTCCAGAATGTCACACAGAACTCATCCGCCAAGAAGGCGAAGCTGTTCATTATTGCCCCAATGAAGATGGATGCCCCCCTCAGATTATTGGAAAAATGCAACATTTTATCGGTCGCAAAATGATGGATATAGAAGGACTTGGTGATGAAACAATAGAAACGTTTTATAAAAAAGGAATTCTCAAAAATGTTGTTGATATCTATGGGCTAAAAGACCATGTAGATCAATTACAGCAATTAGATCGTTTCGGACAGAAGTCCATTGACAATATGCTGAAAGGGATCGAGAAATCCAAAGAGAAACCATTTGAAAAATTACTTTTTGCATTAGGGATTCGACACGTCGGAGAAACAATAGCTAAAAAATTAGCACAACATTTCAAGACCATCGATGCCATTAAAGCAGCCTCAGTTGAAGAAATCGCGATGGTGCAAGATATAGGGATCCGAATTGCAGCAAGTATACATGAATACTTACACATCCCAGCGCATGAAGAGTTAATCGCAAAACTAAAATCTTATGGTTTACAGTTTGAAATTGAAGAGAAAGAAGTAATTTTGGATAGTGAAACTTTGGTCGGCCAAACATTTCTCATATCTGGCGTATTTATAAATCACACGAGAGAACAACTCACCGAGCTTATTGAAAGCAATGGTGGCAAAATGGTATCGAGCATTTCAGCAAAATTAAGTTATCTCGTAGCAGGCGACAAAATGGGTCCCTCAAAATTAGCAAAAGCAGAAAAACTAAATATTAAGATGATCAATGAAGATGAATTATTAGCTTTGATCAACAATACAACAAGTATATAA
- a CDS encoding glycosyltransferase family 2 protein: MKNYPKVAVVILNWNGRFFLEKFLPSVYNSSYPNIEFIIGDNASTDDSLSFVRASYPKITILENTENYGFAGGYNHILSRVDADYFVLLNSDVEVTTNWIEPVIDMLERDDKLVAAQPKILAFHNKAKFEHAGAAGGYLDRFGFPFCCGRIMDKVEYDLGQYDEAKEIFWASGAALFIKSHAWKEAKGLDEDFFAHMEEIDLCWRLKKMGYRIGYCPESTVYHVGGGTLNASNPQKTYLNFRNNLYMLQKNLPIGQVFTTIFIRIWFDFIALLKFLFDRKFKDAWAVSRAHQSFFLNFFKNAKKRNNHTGIENKTGQYKKSIITDYYLDKKQKFSDLDQDCFF; this comes from the coding sequence ATGAAAAATTACCCTAAAGTAGCTGTAGTTATTTTAAATTGGAACGGGAGATTTTTCTTAGAAAAATTTTTACCTTCCGTATATAACAGCAGTTATCCAAATATTGAATTTATAATCGGAGACAATGCATCTACAGATGACTCATTATCATTTGTTCGTGCTTCATACCCAAAAATTACCATACTAGAAAACACCGAAAACTATGGTTTTGCAGGTGGATATAACCACATTCTATCACGTGTTGACGCAGATTATTTTGTTCTGCTCAATTCTGATGTAGAGGTGACCACAAATTGGATCGAACCTGTTATTGACATGTTGGAACGAGATGACAAGTTGGTTGCGGCACAACCTAAAATACTTGCCTTCCATAATAAAGCAAAATTTGAACATGCAGGAGCTGCAGGAGGATATCTCGATCGTTTTGGATTCCCTTTTTGCTGCGGTCGTATCATGGATAAGGTAGAATATGATTTGGGTCAATATGATGAAGCCAAAGAAATATTCTGGGCATCAGGAGCGGCTTTATTCATAAAGAGCCATGCCTGGAAAGAAGCAAAGGGACTAGATGAAGATTTTTTTGCGCATATGGAAGAAATAGATCTGTGCTGGCGCTTGAAAAAAATGGGGTATCGTATCGGATATTGCCCAGAATCAACAGTTTACCACGTCGGTGGCGGAACCTTAAATGCGAGCAACCCTCAAAAAACGTATTTAAATTTCAGAAATAATCTATATATGCTCCAAAAAAACCTACCTATCGGTCAGGTATTTACAACCATATTTATAAGAATCTGGTTTGATTTTATTGCATTATTAAAATTTCTTTTTGACAGAAAGTTTAAAGATGCTTGGGCAGTGAGCCGGGCTCATCAATCTTTCTTCCTTAATTTTTTCAAAAACGCTAAAAAAAGAAACAACCATACCGGAATAGAAAATAAGACCGGTCAATATAAAAAATCAATAATCACTGATTATTATTTAGATAAGAAGCAAAAATTTTCAGACTTAGATCAAGATTGCTTTTTTTAA